In the genome of Flexistipes sinusarabici DSM 4947, one region contains:
- the ilvA gene encoding threonine ammonia-lyase codes for MFEEIKNASTRIGKYIKHIPLYYSNRISELYEGDIFLKLENLQKTGSFKIRGALNSILKNKDKCSSGVIAASAGNHAQGVAYGAQLLDISAKIVMPVDTPLVKIKSTEFYGAEVILYGENYDEAYKKASEIAEDEKLFFIHPFDNNDVICGQGTIGEEIFSENKKIDQIIVPVGGGGLIAGIGSFVKEISPSTKIIGVQADNVCGMTRFLQGRSFSDNMAAPTLAEGIAVKKPGKRTSEICENVVDEMVTVSENDIARAVLDFIELSKLVVEGAGAVPLAAVYASLADVKNLRTVLVISGGNIDVNLITRIINKGLISTGRFVELTISLRDRPGALAGITGVIAETGANILNIEHFRFDNTLPVGFTRVTFSLETKGLEHIRNVVEILRQHGYDVNVNSQIF; via the coding sequence ATGTTTGAAGAGATAAAGAATGCGAGCACAAGAATAGGTAAATATATAAAACATATACCGCTGTATTACTCCAACAGGATTTCAGAGCTGTACGAAGGAGATATTTTTTTGAAACTTGAAAATCTTCAGAAAACGGGATCGTTCAAAATCAGAGGGGCTTTAAATTCCATTTTAAAGAATAAGGATAAATGTTCTTCCGGCGTTATTGCAGCTTCTGCCGGTAATCATGCCCAGGGGGTGGCTTACGGTGCACAACTATTGGATATTTCTGCAAAAATCGTTATGCCTGTGGATACCCCGCTTGTTAAGATAAAAAGTACAGAGTTTTACGGAGCCGAGGTTATTTTATACGGGGAAAACTATGATGAAGCATATAAAAAGGCTTCTGAAATTGCAGAAGATGAGAAACTATTTTTTATACATCCATTTGACAACAATGACGTTATTTGCGGACAGGGGACCATAGGAGAAGAGATTTTCAGTGAAAATAAGAAGATAGATCAAATTATTGTTCCTGTGGGAGGCGGTGGTCTGATTGCCGGTATAGGCTCATTTGTAAAGGAAATTAGCCCTTCCACAAAAATTATCGGTGTACAGGCCGACAATGTCTGCGGTATGACCAGGTTCTTGCAGGGTCGCAGTTTTTCAGACAATATGGCAGCTCCTACTCTGGCGGAAGGCATTGCTGTTAAAAAACCGGGAAAACGGACATCTGAAATATGTGAAAATGTTGTGGATGAAATGGTGACCGTTTCGGAAAATGATATTGCCAGAGCTGTTCTTGATTTTATAGAACTATCCAAGCTTGTTGTGGAGGGAGCCGGTGCTGTTCCTCTGGCGGCAGTTTATGCCTCATTGGCTGATGTGAAAAATTTGCGGACTGTGCTTGTAATTTCCGGGGGGAATATTGATGTTAATCTCATAACGAGGATTATTAATAAGGGGCTTATAAGTACCGGCCGGTTTGTTGAACTTACAATAAGCTTAAGGGACAGGCCCGGCGCCTTGGCCGGTATCACCGGTGTTATTGCCGAGACAGGGGCTAATATTCTGAATATTGAACACTTCCGTTTTGATAACACTCTGCCTGTGGGATTTACCCGGGTTACATTCAGTCTGGAAACCAAAGGGCTGGAGCATATAAGAAATGTCGTGGAAATCCTGAGACAGCACGGTTACGATGTTAATGTAAACAGTCAGATATTTTAA